From a region of the Andrena cerasifolii isolate SP2316 chromosome 13, iyAndCera1_principal, whole genome shotgun sequence genome:
- the Nrx-iv gene encoding neurexin-4 isoform X1: MSTIRCFVLVFAIASNSFTAAYDECNEPLLDKAHLTATSALPGRGPYNARLNGGNAWTASSSDFGQYLVIDLGQVMNITAVATQGRAVQNEYVMEYGISYGTNGLDYVHFKEEDGNFKMFKGNVDGDTIKLNKFEVPIIAQWVRINPTRWRDRISLRLELYGCSFVSDVLSFNGSSLLRYDLLREPIETDRHFIRFRFKTNNADGVLMYSRGTQGDYIALQLRDNRMLLNIDLGSGIMTSFSVGSLLDDNMWHDILISRNRKNISFSVDRVLIKGRIKGEFYRLDLNRALYIGGVPNRQDGLVVNQNFTGCIENFYLNATSIIHDLRETEVTGENLRYFRVNTLYSCPEPPIIPVTFLTQGSYARLKGYEGVSSMNVSLTFRTYEDKGIILYHQFTSPGFVKLFLEEGKLKVDIQTKGSPPVTLDNFDEKFNDGKWHLVILTISKNSLILNVDGTPMRTKRMLEMTTGPVYLVGGMTGVESSRGFVGCMRMISIDGNYKLPTDWKEEEYCCKNEIVFDACQMMDRCNPNPCKHSGICRQNSDEFFCDCANLGYTGAVCHTSLNPLSCEAYKNINSVNQRADIKIDVDGSGPLEPFPVVCEFYTDGRVRTILRHNNEHVNPVDGFQEPGSFVQDIIYDADMDQIEALLNRSTNCMQRISYECIHSKLFNSPVPQGDYFRPNSWWVSRSNQKMDYWGGALPGSRKCECGILGNCADPTKWCNCDSDLDGLLEDSGDITEKEYLPVKQLRFGDTGTPVDEKRGRYSLGPLICEGDDLFKNVVTFRVVDATINLPTFDIGHSGDIFFEFKTTVDNAVIIHSRGPTDYIKISINGGNQIQFQYLAGSGPLTVSVQTSYRLADNRWHSVSVERNRKEAGIVVDGALKNEVREPPGPVRALHLTSELVVGAATDYRDGYVGCIRALLLNGKLQDLRSYARQGLYGLSEGCMGKCESSPCLNNGTCHERYDGYSCDCRWTAFKGPICADEIGVNMRPSSIIKYDFMGSWRSTIAEKIRVGFTTTNPKGFLLGLFSNISGEYMTIMVSNSGHLRVVFDFGFERQEVIFPNKHFGLGQYHDVRIGRKNSGATLVLQVDNYEPKDFNFNIKTSADAQFNNIQYMYIGRNESMTEGFAGCISRVEFDDIYPLKLLFQEDGPANVRSFGTPLTEDFCGVEPITHPPDVMETRPPPQVDEEKVRAAYNETDTAILGSVLAVIIIALVIMAVLIGRYMSRHKGEYLTQEDKGAEIALDPDSAVVHSATGHQVQKKKEWFI; this comes from the exons ATGTTCAAGGGCAACGTAGACGGGGACACTATAAAACTTAATAAATTTGAAGTGCCGATTATTGCACAGTGGGTGAGAATAAATCCCACTCGATGGCGGGACAGAATATCATTGAGACTAGAGTTGTACGGATGCAGTTTTG TATCCGATGTCCTCTCCTTCAATGGTTCGTCCCTCTTGCGATACGATTTATTGAGAGAACCGATAGAGACTGATAGACATTTTATACGCTTTCGATTTAAAACCAACAACGCTGACGGTGTGCTGATGTATTCTCGTGGAACGCAGGGAGATTATATAGCTTTACAACTGAGAGACAATAGAATGTTATTAAATATCGATCTCGGCTCTGGTATCATGACGAGCTTTTCTGTAGGAAGCCTTCTGGATGACAATATGTGGCACGATATTCTGATATCGCGCAACAGGAAGAATATATCGTTCTCTGTAGATAGAGTATTAATTAAGGGCAGGATAAAAGGAGAGTTTTATAGACTGGATCTGAATAGAGCA CTTTACATAGGTGGTGTGCCGAACAGACAAGACGGGCTAGTAGTTAATCAGAACTTCACAGGGTGCATAGAGAATTTCTATTTGAACGCGACAAGCATCATCCATGATTTGAGAGAAACAGAGGTCACTGGTGAAAATTTGAGATACTTCAGAGTGAATACGCTCTACAGCTGCCCGGAACCACCCATTATTCCGGTAACATTTTTAACCCAAGGATCGTACGCCAGGCTAAAAGGATACGAAGGAGTGTCTTCGATGAATGTTTCTCTTACGTTTAGAACGTACGAAGATAAGGGAATCATTTTATATCACCAGTTCACATCACCGGGCTTCGTTAAG TTATTCTTGGAAGAGGGCAAGCTGAAAGTCGACATTCAAACGAAAGGAAGCCCACCGGTGACTTTAGATAATTTCGACGAGAAGTTCAACGATGGGAAATGGCATCTCGTTATCTTAACAATTTCCAAGAACAGCCTGATTTTGAATGTCGACGGGACGCCTATGAGAACCAAGCGCATGCTGGAGATGACGACCGGGCCGGTGTATCTGGTCGGTGGCATGACGGGGGTGGAAAGCAGTCGTGGCTTCGTTGGCTGCATGCGAATGATAAGCATCGACGGTAATTACAAGCTACCTACCGACTGGAAGGAAGAAGAGTACTGCTGTAAGAACGAAATCGTGTTCGATGCTTGTCAAATGATGGATCGTTGCAATCCCAATCCCTGCAAGCATTCTGGTATTTGTCGTCAAAATTCTGATGAATTCTTCTGCGATTGTGCCAACCTGGGTTACACGGGAGCAGTGTGCCACACTT CATTGAACCCTCTCTCGTGCGAAGCGTACAAGAACATAAATTCCGTGAATCAGCGAGCAGACATTAAAATAGACGTGGATGGAAGCGGGCCTCTGGAACCGTTCCCCGTAGTTTGCGAATTCTACACGGATGGCCGCGTAAGGACCATTTTGCGGCACAATAACGAGCATGTAAACCCTGTAGACGGTTTCCAAGAGCCGGGCAGCTTCGTCCAAGATATCATCTACGACGCTGACATGGATCAAATCGAAGCCCTCCTGAATCGATCCACTAACTGTATGCAAAGGATCAGCTACGAGTGCATACACTCCAAGCTGTTTAATTCCCCAG TGCCGCAAGGCGACTACTTCCGACCGAATTCGTGGTGGGTCAGTAGAAGCAACCAGAAGATGGACTACTGGGGCGGAGCTCTGCCAGGCTCGCGGAAGTGCGAATGCGGGATACTTGGGAATTGCGCGGACCCTACTAAATGGTGCAACTGTGACTCCGATTTGGACGGCCTGCTCGAAGACAGTGGCGATATCACTGAAAAGGAGTACCTCCCTGTGAAGCAGCTGCGCTTCGGCGACACTGGCACGCCAGTGGATGAAAAGAGAGGCCGTTACTCACTCGGGCCGCTGATTTGCGAGGGCGACG ATTTGTTCAAGAATGTAGTAACGTTCCGCGTGGTTGACGCCACCATCAACCTGCCAACCTTTGACATTGGCCACAGCGGCGATATCTTCTTCGAGTTCAAGACGACGGTAGACAACGCCGTGATAATTCACAGCAGAGGGCCCACGGACTACATAAAGATCTCTATCAACGGCGGCAACCAAATTCAGTTTCAATATCTAGCCGGCAGCGGCCCGCTCACTGTGAGCGTGCAGACTTCTTACAGACTAGCCGATAACAGGTGGCACTCTGTGTCAGTCGAGAGGAATCGCAAGGAGGCTGGGATCGTAGTCGACGGGGCGTTGAAGAACGAAGTTAGGGAGCCTCCGGGGCCAGTGCGAGCGCTTCACCTTACATCGGAGCTCGTGGTTGGCGCAGCCACGGACTACAGAGATGGTTACGTAGGTTGCATCAGGGCGCTTCTATTGAACGGCAAGCTGCAAGACCTGAGAAGCTACGCGAGGCAAGGCCTGTACGGGCTCTCCGAAGGCTGCATGGGCAAGTGCGAAAGCAGCCCGTGCCTGAACAATGGCACTTGCCACGAGAGGTACGATGGATACTCGTGCGACTGTCGCTGGACTGCGTTCAAGGGCCCCATTTGCGCGGATG AAATCGGCGTGAACATGCGCCCCAGCTCGATCATAAAGTACGACTTCATGGGCAGCTGGCGCTCGACGATCGCCGAGAAGATCAGAGTGGGTTTCACGACAACGAATCCCAAGGGATTCCTGCTCGGCCTGTTCTCGAATATCTCCGGAGAGTACATGACGATAATGGTCTCGAACAGCGGGCACTTGCGGGTTGTGTTCGATTTCGGGTTCGAGAGGCAGGAAGTGATCTTCCCGAACAAGCACTTCGGCCTGGGCCAGTACCACGACGTCAGGATAGGCAGAAAGAATTCTGGGGCCACTCTTGTGCTGCAGGTCGACAACTACGAGCCGAAGgacttcaattttaatattaaaacctCCGCGGACGCTCAGTTTAATAACATACAGTACATGTATATCGGGAGGAATGAGTCCATGACGGAGGGATTCGCTGGTTGCATATCCAGAGTTGAGTTTGATGATATATATCCGCTGAAGCTACTGTTCCAAGAGGACGGGCCCGCGAACGTTCGCTCGTTCGGCACGCCCCTTACGGAGGACTTCTGTGGCGTGGAACCGATCACGCATCCGCCGGATGTCATGGAAACGCGACCACCGCCGCAGGTCGACGAGGAGAAGGTGCGAGCCGCTTACAACGAAACCGACACGGCGATCCTGGGCAGCGTGCTGGCCGTCATTATCATAGCGCTGGTGATAATGGCAGTGCTCATTGGGAGATACATGTCCAGGCATAAAGGCGAGTATCTAACGCAGGAGGACAAAGGTGCCGAGATTGCGTTGGATCCGGACTCCGCAGTGGTCCATTCTGCCACTGGGCATCAAGTTCAAAAGAAGAAGGAGTGGTTCATTTAA
- the Nrx-iv gene encoding neurexin-4 isoform X2, with translation MSTIRCFVLVFAIASNSFTAAYDECNEPLLDKAHLTATSALPGRGPYNARLNGGSTWSPELSSYDQHLTVELGDRYEIRSIGTRGRAHTNEYVTEYIVQYSDDGQAWASYESQDGVDEMFKGNVDGDTIKLNKFEVPIIAQWVRINPTRWRDRISLRLELYGCSFVSDVLSFNGSSLLRYDLLREPIETDRHFIRFRFKTNNADGVLMYSRGTQGDYIALQLRDNRMLLNIDLGSGIMTSFSVGSLLDDNMWHDILISRNRKNISFSVDRVLIKGRIKGEFYRLDLNRALYIGGVPNRQDGLVVNQNFTGCIENFYLNATSIIHDLRETEVTGENLRYFRVNTLYSCPEPPIIPVTFLTQGSYARLKGYEGVSSMNVSLTFRTYEDKGIILYHQFTSPGFVKLFLEEGKLKVDIQTKGSPPVTLDNFDEKFNDGKWHLVILTISKNSLILNVDGTPMRTKRMLEMTTGPVYLVGGMTGVESSRGFVGCMRMISIDGNYKLPTDWKEEEYCCKNEIVFDACQMMDRCNPNPCKHSGICRQNSDEFFCDCANLGYTGAVCHTSLNPLSCEAYKNINSVNQRADIKIDVDGSGPLEPFPVVCEFYTDGRVRTILRHNNEHVNPVDGFQEPGSFVQDIIYDADMDQIEALLNRSTNCMQRISYECIHSKLFNSPVPQGDYFRPNSWWVSRSNQKMDYWGGALPGSRKCECGILGNCADPTKWCNCDSDLDGLLEDSGDITEKEYLPVKQLRFGDTGTPVDEKRGRYSLGPLICEGDDLFKNVVTFRVVDATINLPTFDIGHSGDIFFEFKTTVDNAVIIHSRGPTDYIKISINGGNQIQFQYLAGSGPLTVSVQTSYRLADNRWHSVSVERNRKEAGIVVDGALKNEVREPPGPVRALHLTSELVVGAATDYRDGYVGCIRALLLNGKLQDLRSYARQGLYGLSEGCMGKCESSPCLNNGTCHERYDGYSCDCRWTAFKGPICADEIGVNMRPSSIIKYDFMGSWRSTIAEKIRVGFTTTNPKGFLLGLFSNISGEYMTIMVSNSGHLRVVFDFGFERQEVIFPNKHFGLGQYHDVRIGRKNSGATLVLQVDNYEPKDFNFNIKTSADAQFNNIQYMYIGRNESMTEGFAGCISRVEFDDIYPLKLLFQEDGPANVRSFGTPLTEDFCGVEPITHPPDVMETRPPPQVDEEKVRAAYNETDTAILGSVLAVIIIALVIMAVLIGRYMSRHKGEYLTQEDKGAEIALDPDSAVVHSATGHQVQKKKEWFI, from the exons GAGGTTCTACGTGGTCACCAGAGCTTAGCAGTTATGACCAACACCTTACTGTGGAACTGGGGGACAGATATGAGATACGCAGCATTGGCACCCGTGGTCGTGCTCATACTAACGAGTATGTGACAGAGTACATTGTCCAATACTCTGACGATGGGCAAGCCTGGGCCAGTTATGAGAGCCAGGATGGCGTAGATGAG ATGTTCAAGGGCAACGTAGACGGGGACACTATAAAACTTAATAAATTTGAAGTGCCGATTATTGCACAGTGGGTGAGAATAAATCCCACTCGATGGCGGGACAGAATATCATTGAGACTAGAGTTGTACGGATGCAGTTTTG TATCCGATGTCCTCTCCTTCAATGGTTCGTCCCTCTTGCGATACGATTTATTGAGAGAACCGATAGAGACTGATAGACATTTTATACGCTTTCGATTTAAAACCAACAACGCTGACGGTGTGCTGATGTATTCTCGTGGAACGCAGGGAGATTATATAGCTTTACAACTGAGAGACAATAGAATGTTATTAAATATCGATCTCGGCTCTGGTATCATGACGAGCTTTTCTGTAGGAAGCCTTCTGGATGACAATATGTGGCACGATATTCTGATATCGCGCAACAGGAAGAATATATCGTTCTCTGTAGATAGAGTATTAATTAAGGGCAGGATAAAAGGAGAGTTTTATAGACTGGATCTGAATAGAGCA CTTTACATAGGTGGTGTGCCGAACAGACAAGACGGGCTAGTAGTTAATCAGAACTTCACAGGGTGCATAGAGAATTTCTATTTGAACGCGACAAGCATCATCCATGATTTGAGAGAAACAGAGGTCACTGGTGAAAATTTGAGATACTTCAGAGTGAATACGCTCTACAGCTGCCCGGAACCACCCATTATTCCGGTAACATTTTTAACCCAAGGATCGTACGCCAGGCTAAAAGGATACGAAGGAGTGTCTTCGATGAATGTTTCTCTTACGTTTAGAACGTACGAAGATAAGGGAATCATTTTATATCACCAGTTCACATCACCGGGCTTCGTTAAG TTATTCTTGGAAGAGGGCAAGCTGAAAGTCGACATTCAAACGAAAGGAAGCCCACCGGTGACTTTAGATAATTTCGACGAGAAGTTCAACGATGGGAAATGGCATCTCGTTATCTTAACAATTTCCAAGAACAGCCTGATTTTGAATGTCGACGGGACGCCTATGAGAACCAAGCGCATGCTGGAGATGACGACCGGGCCGGTGTATCTGGTCGGTGGCATGACGGGGGTGGAAAGCAGTCGTGGCTTCGTTGGCTGCATGCGAATGATAAGCATCGACGGTAATTACAAGCTACCTACCGACTGGAAGGAAGAAGAGTACTGCTGTAAGAACGAAATCGTGTTCGATGCTTGTCAAATGATGGATCGTTGCAATCCCAATCCCTGCAAGCATTCTGGTATTTGTCGTCAAAATTCTGATGAATTCTTCTGCGATTGTGCCAACCTGGGTTACACGGGAGCAGTGTGCCACACTT CATTGAACCCTCTCTCGTGCGAAGCGTACAAGAACATAAATTCCGTGAATCAGCGAGCAGACATTAAAATAGACGTGGATGGAAGCGGGCCTCTGGAACCGTTCCCCGTAGTTTGCGAATTCTACACGGATGGCCGCGTAAGGACCATTTTGCGGCACAATAACGAGCATGTAAACCCTGTAGACGGTTTCCAAGAGCCGGGCAGCTTCGTCCAAGATATCATCTACGACGCTGACATGGATCAAATCGAAGCCCTCCTGAATCGATCCACTAACTGTATGCAAAGGATCAGCTACGAGTGCATACACTCCAAGCTGTTTAATTCCCCAG TGCCGCAAGGCGACTACTTCCGACCGAATTCGTGGTGGGTCAGTAGAAGCAACCAGAAGATGGACTACTGGGGCGGAGCTCTGCCAGGCTCGCGGAAGTGCGAATGCGGGATACTTGGGAATTGCGCGGACCCTACTAAATGGTGCAACTGTGACTCCGATTTGGACGGCCTGCTCGAAGACAGTGGCGATATCACTGAAAAGGAGTACCTCCCTGTGAAGCAGCTGCGCTTCGGCGACACTGGCACGCCAGTGGATGAAAAGAGAGGCCGTTACTCACTCGGGCCGCTGATTTGCGAGGGCGACG ATTTGTTCAAGAATGTAGTAACGTTCCGCGTGGTTGACGCCACCATCAACCTGCCAACCTTTGACATTGGCCACAGCGGCGATATCTTCTTCGAGTTCAAGACGACGGTAGACAACGCCGTGATAATTCACAGCAGAGGGCCCACGGACTACATAAAGATCTCTATCAACGGCGGCAACCAAATTCAGTTTCAATATCTAGCCGGCAGCGGCCCGCTCACTGTGAGCGTGCAGACTTCTTACAGACTAGCCGATAACAGGTGGCACTCTGTGTCAGTCGAGAGGAATCGCAAGGAGGCTGGGATCGTAGTCGACGGGGCGTTGAAGAACGAAGTTAGGGAGCCTCCGGGGCCAGTGCGAGCGCTTCACCTTACATCGGAGCTCGTGGTTGGCGCAGCCACGGACTACAGAGATGGTTACGTAGGTTGCATCAGGGCGCTTCTATTGAACGGCAAGCTGCAAGACCTGAGAAGCTACGCGAGGCAAGGCCTGTACGGGCTCTCCGAAGGCTGCATGGGCAAGTGCGAAAGCAGCCCGTGCCTGAACAATGGCACTTGCCACGAGAGGTACGATGGATACTCGTGCGACTGTCGCTGGACTGCGTTCAAGGGCCCCATTTGCGCGGATG AAATCGGCGTGAACATGCGCCCCAGCTCGATCATAAAGTACGACTTCATGGGCAGCTGGCGCTCGACGATCGCCGAGAAGATCAGAGTGGGTTTCACGACAACGAATCCCAAGGGATTCCTGCTCGGCCTGTTCTCGAATATCTCCGGAGAGTACATGACGATAATGGTCTCGAACAGCGGGCACTTGCGGGTTGTGTTCGATTTCGGGTTCGAGAGGCAGGAAGTGATCTTCCCGAACAAGCACTTCGGCCTGGGCCAGTACCACGACGTCAGGATAGGCAGAAAGAATTCTGGGGCCACTCTTGTGCTGCAGGTCGACAACTACGAGCCGAAGgacttcaattttaatattaaaacctCCGCGGACGCTCAGTTTAATAACATACAGTACATGTATATCGGGAGGAATGAGTCCATGACGGAGGGATTCGCTGGTTGCATATCCAGAGTTGAGTTTGATGATATATATCCGCTGAAGCTACTGTTCCAAGAGGACGGGCCCGCGAACGTTCGCTCGTTCGGCACGCCCCTTACGGAGGACTTCTGTGGCGTGGAACCGATCACGCATCCGCCGGATGTCATGGAAACGCGACCACCGCCGCAGGTCGACGAGGAGAAGGTGCGAGCCGCTTACAACGAAACCGACACGGCGATCCTGGGCAGCGTGCTGGCCGTCATTATCATAGCGCTGGTGATAATGGCAGTGCTCATTGGGAGATACATGTCCAGGCATAAAGGCGAGTATCTAACGCAGGAGGACAAAGGTGCCGAGATTGCGTTGGATCCGGACTCCGCAGTGGTCCATTCTGCCACTGGGCATCAAGTTCAAAAGAAGAAGGAGTGGTTCATTTAA